The Actinopolymorpha sp. NPDC004070 genome includes the window ACGCCCATGGCAGTCTCGGCGACGCTCGCCATCAACCAGCTCACGGCGGAACGCCTGGCCGCCGGGCGGCCCGTCCTGCCCCTCGGGTTCGGCGAGGCGGGACTTCCCGTGCACCCCGACCTGGTGGCGGCGCTGAGCACGGCCGCGGCTGCCGGAGCGTCCGGCAGTTACGGGCCGGTCGCCGGCGTCCCAGCACTGCGCGAGGCCGCCGCGGGCTACTGGCGTCGGCGGTGCCTGCCGACGACGGCCGCGCAGGTGGTCGCGGGTCCCGGCAGCAAGCCGCTGCTGTACGCCGTACTGCAGGCGAGCGCCGGCGGGGTCGCGCTGCCCCGGCCGAGCTGGGTGAGCTACGCCGCACAGGCCCAGCTCCTCGACCGCGAGGTGCACCACGTGCCGACCCCCGACGGGCAGGGCGGCGTGCCCGACCCCGACCTGCTCGACGCGGCCGCCGCCACCGCGAGGGACGCCGGCCGCCCGATCGGGCTGGTCGTGCTCACTCTGCCCGACAACCCGACGGGGACGCTCGCGGGCAGCGGGACGATCCGCGCCGTCGCCGACGTTGCCCGCCGGCACGACCTGCTGATCGTGTCCGACGAGATCTACCGCGACCTCGTGCACGACCCGGTGCGCGAGTTCCTCAGCCCGGCCGAGCTGGCACCAGAACGCACCGTCGTCACCACCGGCCTGAGCAAGAACCTCGCCCTCGGCGGCTGGCGGATCGGCGTCGCGCGGATGCCGGAGGGCCCGCTCGGCGACCGGCTCGGAGCCGAGGTCGCCGCGGTCGCCAGCGAGGTGTGGTCCGGCCCGGCGAACCCGGTGCAGCACGCCGCCGCCTGGGCGTTCGAGGAGCCGGAACAGCTCACCGAACGCATCGCCACCAGCCGGTCGCTGCACGCCAGGGTGGCCCTCGCGGTGGCCGACCGGTTCGCCGCGGCCGGCGCGTCCGTGCACCCGCCGAGCGCGGCGTTCTACCTCTACCCGGACTTCTCCGCGTACGCCGGCCAGCTCGCCGAGCGGTGGTCGGTCCGCACCGGCAGCGGGCTCGCGACCCTGCTGCTGGACTCCTTCGACGTGGCGACCCTGCCCGGCGCGGCGTTCGGCGACCCGGACGAACGGCTGAGCCTGCGGGTCGCGACCAGCATGCTGTACGGCGAGGGCGAGCAGCGGGACAAGGCGCTCACCGCGGCCGATCCGGTGGCGCTGCCCTGGATCGCGGACCGGCTCGACCGGTTGGACGCCGCACTGGGGCGCCTGCTCGACCGCACCTGACGGCCGGATTCGTCTGACCAGTGTCGCCTCGGGGGTGGGCTGCACCGACCGCGCGTGGCACGATGTCCTATGCGCTTCGCCTACTCGGTGCGTACTCATCTCGGCCTGGTCCGCGCCAACAACGAGGACTCAGCGTTCGTGGGGCCACACCTGTTGCTGGTCGCGGACGGGGTCGGTGGGCACGCCGCGGGTGAGGTCGCCTCGGCGAGCGTGGCGCATCTGCTCGGCGCGATGTCGCTGTTGCCCGACCCGGCAACCGGCGAATCCGCGACTCCCGGTGTCGGTCTTCCCGGTCTTCCCGGTCTTCCCGGTCTTCCCGGCCTCCTCCGGGCGTGGGTCGACCGGGCACACCAGGTTCTGGTCGACGGCGTCG containing:
- a CDS encoding pyridoxal phosphate-dependent aminotransferase, with the translated sequence MAVSATLAINQLTAERLAAGRPVLPLGFGEAGLPVHPDLVAALSTAAAAGASGSYGPVAGVPALREAAAGYWRRRCLPTTAAQVVAGPGSKPLLYAVLQASAGGVALPRPSWVSYAAQAQLLDREVHHVPTPDGQGGVPDPDLLDAAAATARDAGRPIGLVVLTLPDNPTGTLAGSGTIRAVADVARRHDLLIVSDEIYRDLVHDPVREFLSPAELAPERTVVTTGLSKNLALGGWRIGVARMPEGPLGDRLGAEVAAVASEVWSGPANPVQHAAAWAFEEPEQLTERIATSRSLHARVALAVADRFAAAGASVHPPSAAFYLYPDFSAYAGQLAERWSVRTGSGLATLLLDSFDVATLPGAAFGDPDERLSLRVATSMLYGEGEQRDKALTAADPVALPWIADRLDRLDAALGRLLDRT